A single region of the Halorussus gelatinilyticus genome encodes:
- a CDS encoding methylglyoxal synthase, whose amino-acid sequence MPRVALIAHDDEKPEIIDLVTDHESLLASFDLVATGTTGQRIAEETGLEIERKKSGPVGGDTQIGAEVVEDRLDGIVFLRDPLTAQPHEPDITALLRICDVHDVPMATTRTSAEYLLDGLAAELEETV is encoded by the coding sequence ATGCCCCGCGTCGCGCTCATCGCCCACGACGACGAGAAGCCCGAAATCATCGACCTCGTCACCGACCACGAGTCGCTGCTCGCGTCGTTCGACCTCGTGGCGACCGGCACGACCGGCCAGCGCATCGCCGAGGAGACGGGTCTCGAAATCGAGCGCAAAAAGTCGGGACCGGTCGGCGGTGACACCCAAATTGGCGCGGAGGTCGTCGAGGACCGACTCGACGGCATCGTCTTCCTCCGGGACCCGCTGACCGCCCAACCTCACGAACCGGACATCACCGCGCTCCTACGAATCTGCGACGTTCACGACGTGCCGATGGCGACGACGCGGACCTCGGCGGAGTACCTGCTCGACGGCCTCGCGGCCGAACTGGAAGAGACGGTCTGA
- a CDS encoding alkaline phosphatase family protein, producing the protein MSSKHNTVVVGFDALDFRYLDEFESSLPEFERLRNEGVEAPLESTFPPWTGSAWPSMYTGTDPSHHGTYGFFHSTAGYPDEDELVTRNRVRQPALWNYLTALDEPAVVLNVPVTHPAEPVAGVLVPGYLAHEEDAGYPEGIRSELSEAIDGEYRIYADAETSDDHDRKRESYLDLIRMRGEAAEYVLAEYDWRVAVVQVQKTDTVFHNFDDRETFRRAYERADEVLGRVREAAGDANVVVCSDHGMGEVDGYTVYLNEILRDAGFVEATADSSGPSLMTEKATLTGAADGASGGDGAAGASADGGPSVTGQVVSAATTALGTVGVTPGDAYSLATRLGVGDLLTDVLPYEAVSAASEGVDWANSKAYTRSVELGVRVNLAGREPSGVVTPEEYEGVRDDLIDLLSTLRTPDGDPVFEWVRRREEVYDGPYTEQACDVLFMPADMNHTLSTNLIGQRFVPTETHDHQRDGVFLADGPAFADDAGFEAPDADPALDADGARPGALSLTDVAPIAMAAAGLDVPARMTGEVPEDLLADSVSRRDYGDVPFGTDRAAGDDGSVERRLEDLGYL; encoded by the coding sequence ATGTCGAGCAAACACAACACCGTCGTCGTCGGCTTCGACGCGCTGGACTTCAGATACCTCGACGAGTTCGAGTCGTCGCTCCCCGAGTTCGAGCGACTCCGGAACGAGGGCGTCGAGGCACCCCTCGAATCGACCTTTCCGCCGTGGACCGGGAGCGCGTGGCCCTCGATGTACACCGGGACCGACCCGAGCCACCACGGCACCTACGGCTTCTTCCACTCCACCGCGGGCTACCCCGACGAGGACGAACTCGTCACGAGAAACCGGGTCCGCCAGCCCGCGCTGTGGAACTACCTGACCGCGTTGGACGAACCCGCGGTGGTGTTGAACGTGCCCGTGACCCACCCCGCGGAACCGGTCGCGGGCGTCCTCGTGCCGGGATATCTCGCCCACGAGGAGGACGCGGGCTACCCGGAGGGCATCCGGAGCGAGCTGTCGGAGGCCATCGACGGCGAGTACCGCATCTACGCCGACGCCGAGACGAGCGACGACCACGACCGCAAGCGCGAGAGCTACCTCGACCTGATTCGGATGCGCGGCGAGGCCGCCGAGTACGTCCTCGCGGAGTACGACTGGCGGGTCGCGGTCGTACAGGTCCAGAAGACCGACACGGTGTTTCACAACTTCGACGACCGCGAGACCTTCCGGCGGGCCTACGAGCGCGCCGACGAAGTGTTGGGTCGGGTCCGCGAGGCCGCGGGCGACGCCAACGTCGTCGTCTGCTCGGACCACGGAATGGGCGAGGTGGACGGCTACACGGTCTACCTCAACGAAATCCTCCGCGACGCGGGGTTCGTCGAGGCGACCGCCGACTCGTCCGGCCCGAGTCTGATGACCGAGAAGGCGACGCTGACCGGCGCGGCCGACGGCGCGAGCGGCGGGGACGGTGCCGCGGGAGCGAGCGCGGACGGCGGCCCGTCGGTCACGGGACAGGTCGTCTCCGCCGCGACGACGGCGCTCGGCACGGTCGGGGTGACGCCGGGCGACGCCTACTCGCTGGCGACCAGACTCGGGGTCGGCGACCTCCTGACCGACGTCCTGCCCTACGAGGCGGTGTCGGCCGCCAGCGAGGGCGTCGATTGGGCGAACTCGAAGGCCTACACCCGGAGCGTCGAACTCGGCGTCCGGGTGAATCTGGCTGGCCGGGAACCGTCCGGCGTGGTCACGCCCGAGGAGTACGAGGGCGTCCGTGACGACCTCATCGACCTGCTCTCGACCCTGCGGACGCCCGACGGCGACCCGGTGTTCGAGTGGGTCCGGCGGCGCGAGGAGGTCTACGACGGGCCGTACACCGAGCAGGCCTGCGACGTCCTCTTCATGCCCGCCGACATGAACCACACGCTCAGTACGAACCTCATCGGCCAGCGGTTCGTCCCGACCGAGACCCACGACCACCAGCGCGACGGCGTGTTTCTCGCCGACGGCCCGGCGTTCGCCGACGACGCGGGCTTCGAGGCTCCCGACGCCGACCCCGCGCTCGACGCCGACGGTGCGCGGCCCGGCGCGCTCTCGCTGACCGACGTGGCCCCCATCGCGATGGCCGCCGCGGGACTCGACGTGCCCGCGCGGATGACCGGCGAGGTCCCCGAGGACCTGCTCGCCGACTCCGTTTCGCGCAGGGACTACGGCGACGTTCCGTTCGGGACCGACCGCGCTGCGGGCGACGACGGCTCGGTCGAACGGCGACTCGAAGACCTCGGCTACCTCTGA